In Dehalococcoidales bacterium, the sequence TGGCATTGGCTTTTGCCGAGGCTGGTGCCGATATCGCTATCTGCGACATGGTTACAGATGATGGCCGGCTGAATGCGGTCGCCGGAGAGGTTCGGAGCTTCGATAGACGTGCCCTCACTATGATGGCGGACGTCCGCAACCGAGCCCAGGTGGAGGAAATGGTCAAGAAGGTTCTGGACGAGTTCGGTCGGATTGACGTCCTGATAAACAACGCTGGTGTTTCAGGTGGCGGAATGCTCCTTGACCTGCCTGAGGATGACTGGGATAGAGTCATCGATACCTCCCTCAAGGGCACATACCTCTGCTCCCAGGCGGCAAGCAAGGTGATGATTAAGCAGAGAAGCGGCAACATCATCAACATGGCATCGGTGGGCTCTTACTTGAAGGGAGCGTCTCCTTATGCGATTGCCAAGAAAGGTATAGTCTCGATCACCCAGGGATTGGCACACCTTCTTGGTCCGTACAACATCAGAGTAAACGCAATAGCTCCAGGAGCAATCAGAACGGAGATGACACGGCTCATCTGGGATACCCCTCAGATATTAGAGGCTTATGTGAGCGATACACCTCTCGGTAGAATAGGCGAACCGGAGGATGTTGCACACGTGGCTCTATTCTTAGCATCTGATGCTTCACGCTACACTACAGGGGCAACCATAATGGTTGACGGTGGTATATTACCGGCAAGTGTGCCACGACCTTCTGCACTACAGCAGACTTTTCAATCACAATGAGAGTTTACAGTTTCCCAATCCAAGAACCTGGGGGTGTTGCTAACGTGGCTTTTTCCTGGCTTCCGCTATATCACCGGACACACTCTTAATGTCGAAGGTGATTGACGGGCTTGATATGCGGCATCAGGTTACGTAGTATTCGAATATCTTTGACTCCGGTGATACCTCACTGTGAGTTGAAACAGGCAATCTGACAAAAGGGAGTATGCGGAATGAGTGTGCCAAGTCTATCTCTAGAAGGTAAGGTGGCTATTGTTACCGGGGCTGCCAGCCGCAGGGGGATGGGTCGGGCAATTGCTCTGACTTTTGCCGAAGCCGGGGCCGATGTCGCCGTTAGTGACTTGGTAGTCGACTCGGGGGACCGCAATCTGGGTGCAGTCGCTGAAGAGATAAATAAGTTCGGTCGGCGTTCTCTGGCTATCCAGGCGGATGTCTCAAAGAAAGGTGATGTCGATGACATGGTCCGGCAAGCGACTGACGAGCTTGGCCCGGTTGACATTCTGGTAAATAACGCTGCTATCATCAAGATTTCAACTGTACTTGAGACAGACGAGGATTCCTGGGACAGCGTCATGGATGTCAATCTCAAGAGCTGCTTTCTCTGCTCCAAGGCAGTGAGCAAGGGAATGGTGGAAAGAAAGAGTGGTTGCATCATTAGCATATCCTCAATGAACGCACTGGACGCGGTTCCAGCAAGAGCTAGCTATAATACCTCCAAGGCAGGTATTATTATGCTCACCAGGTCGTTGGCCCGGGAGTTAGGCAGTTATAATATCCGGGTTAACGCTATTGCACCGGGTGCGATTCGAACAGACATGGGCCAACATAACAGGCCCGGAACGGGCGATAAGCACGTGGAGATTGACCCTGAACAAATGAAGCGAATGGAGGCTCAGCTTTTAGCGCGGATACCGCTAGGTCGGATGGCTGAGTCGAGTGAGGTTGCCAGCGCAGCCCTTTTCCTGGCATCCGATGCCGCCAGCTATATCACCGGACACACTCTTAATGTCGAAGGTGGTTGGTTGGCCTGATACCCGGCAGCAGGTCACGCAGTATTCGCATATCTTTGACTTTAGTGGCATGTCACTGTGAGTTGAAACAAGTATTTCTGACTAGAAGGAGGATGAGCAATGAGTGTACCAAGTCTATCTCTGGAAGGTAAGGTAGCCATCGTTACCGGGGCCGCTGGTCTCAGGGGGATTGGCCGAGCAATCGCACTGGTTCTTGCCGAAGCTGGCGCTGATGTCGCCGTTTGTGACAACGTGGTTGATGTTGATGACCGGAATCTGGGAGCGGTAGCGGAAGAGATAAATAAACTCGGTCGGCGTTCTCTGGCTATCAAGGCTGACGTCTCGAAGAAGAGCGATATTGATGATATGACCCGGAAAGTGACAGATGAGCTTGGCCCGGTTGACATTCTGGTGAACAATGCCGCCATACTCGGCGGTGGCTGGGGAGGGCAGGCTTTTGATGCCACCGAAGAGGAGTGGGATGAGGTTATGGCAGTTGGGCTCAAGGGCTACTACCTTTGCGCCAGGGCAATTGGCAAAGGAATGATAGAACGAAAGAGTGGTAATATCATTAACATCGACTCGATTGAGGCTGTCAACTGCATGATTGCGGCAGGGTCTCCATATGGAATTGCCAAAGCAGGTGTCCAGTTTCTTACCAGGACGCTTGCCCGGCAACTGGGCCAGCACAACATCAGGGTCAATTCCATCTGTGCCGGAGGTGCCAAAACGGATATGGGACGGCATCACATGTTCGACAGAGGTCTGGAGCCCGTCAACGTTGACCCGGAACAAGCTAAGCAAAGACAGGCACAGCTATTGGAGCGTATTCCACTGGGACGGATATCTGAGCCGGGTGAGATTGCCAACGTGGCGTTATTTCTTGCCTCTGAGGTTGCCAGTTATGTTACGGGGGCCATTATTGCAGTAGATGGCGGCATGACAGCTTAGCTGACCTCTTAGTGCTTCTGCTGGCTAACCGGTTGCTATTGAGGGATAATAGCTAGCGAACGCATCAGGGTTTGCCCTTGTTCTACAGCGTTTTGGCAATGAATAGAGCCCTTCTATATCTCAACCCACTTATTGAGTGATTTGCCTTAGAGCCTTGAGCGACTGTTGAAGAGTCTTCCTTTTCCGTAGCTCTCGCAGGAGACTCTTCATGATGACATTTCCCTGGACAGTTGCGCGGTGACAAAATCGTAGAACACCGACATTATCACAATCCTCACTACCGAAAGATAATGCCCCCCCAGCAAGCTGAGGGAACCGCTCGCTGAGATTCCGAGGAGGCGGAGCATCCCCTTGGCTAAAGGTAGGGCTCGAGTTTTCTACAGGTCTATATGCTGATACGTAGCGAAACCGTAGCCAGCCCTGATACAGTTTATCATTCTTCCCTGAGGTATCCGTACATTCCTGTCATCATCCAGAATCTGTTTAACCACGGCTGCCGGGTCGTCCGAGTCTATCTCATAAAGAGCAAGGTACGGGGCATCATCATCTTTCGGCTCCGGATTCAGAGTAAGATAACGGTGTGCCTGAATCAGTCCCGGTGTTTCCAGAAGGTCATGAAAATGAGTGTGAAGGTACCAGTCCTTAAACTCATCCTTCCGGGCGGGGTCCGTACAGAAGGTCGGTACCACGAAAAGCGCTTCAGGCATCCCGTCAGGCAGGTGTGTTTCCGGACGTTGCAGCGGTGAAACCGTCCTGCGCATGACCAGGAAGTCCCAAACTGTCACCTGATATACCTTGATGCAATCTATCATTCGTCCCTGTTCAACCCTCTTCCCGTTGTCTTCGAGCATAACATTCTGCATCAGGTCCCAGGGGTCGTCTGAGTCGATACGGTACAGAGTGAGGTATCTGGCCTGACCTTCTCTAAGTTCTTTTGCCACATTTCGGTAGCGGTAGACGTTCTCGATTCCAGAGGTCTCCAGCAGGTCGGGGATATGTACTTTGTTGTACCAGTGGTTGAACTCATATTCCCGCGATTGGTCAGTACAGTCCAAATACTCCAGGGCTATCGTCTTTGTCGGTAACAGTTCGCTCACGAATCCTCCTTCAAGTGTCCAGAATTATCTTATATCACGACGTGCCTTCCGGTGAAGGCAGTACCTTATATAACAGACCTGGGTTGAGTAGTAAGAGTCAGGTTGTTAGTACTCTGTCGGCGACACCGTAGAATTGACTCTATCAGCAGTCTTTACCAGATTTCCCGACTACTCTCGAAATGGGCAGTAAGTACCTTCGCCGGGTCCTCCGTCTCGACTATGTTGGGAAAAGACCTGCCGCCCGGCGGGCCGTACCCACTGGGCACGTACAGCACGAAATCAAGGGACTGTACACCCCTGGAGACAGCATCAACGTAATCTTGTATTGCTGACGGCTTGCTCTGTCGCACGGTACTCCCGGTGTAGCCACCATCATTCAGTTTCTTGTCAGCATACTGGAACGCAGCCCCATAGAGTGACATCAGAACCGGGGTGCCGGTCGGTGACTGCCCGTAAATTCTGGCCAGTACAGACGAGCGTTCGGCAAACTGGAAGCTGGGCCAGTTTCCCTTTCCCCAGGTCATGCCAGGGAACAGAGGGTCCTGGCCCTCCTGAGGTGCTCGCGACATCCCAAAGGCAACTCCGAGCACGGAGGCAAGGTGGAAGGCCCGGAAGATATCATGTCCTTCAGCGTTCCAGTTCTCTCTTGAGTGCCTCAGGAAACTAGCGCTGTTCATGAATTGCCCCCGAAGGAACCCGTACTCTTCGGCAGCACCAAGGTGTGTGGCAATACCTCCAAGGGTGATGAAATAGGTCCAAAATCCGTTTCTCCCCATCTCGTCGAAGTCTATCTGTCCGTCACCGTTCTCATCGAAGGCATCCAGCAATTGTTGTCGATAGGACGACCCGGTTAGAGTGTCGTTTGACTCAAGGTAGGCCATCAGTGTGTGCTGGAGGTACCAGAGAGGAGTCAGTGGGCTGTAGTAGAGTTGAGAAGTGATGAGTTCCACAAACGTTTCGTCTTCTATCCTGCCCAGATGCCCCTGTAATGATGCCAGTGGTGTCTCTGTGACACTGTCCCAACCAACAACGTGATAGTCGAGTTGCCCCAGACCGCGACCGGCAGCATACGCGGGCATTACGTACCGCGATACCGGTGCTTCAATACCATCTCCGGTCACAATGCAGTTCCCATTAAGATGAGGGGTCGGTGCACTCTGCAGGAAGTCGATGGGTAGATTATGCCTCTTTTGAAACTCTCTGGCTTTCTCAAGGGGGACTGTCTTGAACATATACCGGGCACAAGCCAGGTCCAGAGCCACCGGGTCCAAGGAGGCAAAGACGTAGCCTTCCGGCACCGGACCCACGGTCATATCCAGGAGCTCAATACCATCTGACACATGGACCATGAAGACGCCCTGTTCTTTCGTTGCCTTGACTGTGTCCGCTTGTGTTCCCTTCATCCCTGCCGTCCGGGTGACCACGTACTTACCTTCGCTGTCTCTGACCGGCAGTCCTGTTTCTTCATCCAGCTTCACCATCCAGACCGAGTGGGGAAGGCGAGCCTTCATGCCGGGTGAGGGCCTGGCGGGAACGGCATACTTCCACCGGGTGCTATCAGGGTTCCCGTCAGACGTAACCTCCATCGGGATGAGACCAATTCCCAGATTTTTAAGGGCGTTGGTGAAGAGGTCCATACCATGCAGGCGAAGTCGGGGTACGTTAATCAGGACACAACCCGGGTAGTCCTTGATGTCCTCGGCATCGTTCGGGTCTCCGCCGACGATGACCTTGTGCAGGGTTAGCTCTTTATAGTTGGCTCCATCTGGAACGGGAACGTCTCTCCCCTTTGACGGGTCATCGTTAATCCGGTTCAGGTCATATACCATGAGGCGGTCATCGGCCCTGCCCGGTGGGATGTACTCACCGGACACGCTCTCGTGGTGACCGCGCATCGGGTCATCAGTATGAGAAGCATCATGTGACTCGGAGAGGTACAGTCTGGCGAAATAGAATCCCCACCCACCGTAATGCTCACCGTATTTCCCTTCCATGATTGCCTCGGTGGTTACCTTTGCATTGCCACTCAAAGATTTGGTACGCGTAACAGCAGTGGCCGTCATTGTGGTAGATGCCTCCCCGATAGACATACAGTGGTAGGAAATCCCCGGAATATCGTGGAACCATCTCATCAAAGCTGCTGTCACTGTCCAGTTTGACACTGCCATTGCCCCCGGTCCGGCGCCGTGTGTCTCCGGGTCAATTACACCAGGTATCACCATGTTAGGTTTGAAAAGCAGCTTCTTCCCGGCCTTTACCTCGGATTTCACCTTCTCGGCGAAGCCTGTTTCCTCATCGAGTCTGGCTAAAGCGTGGTCCAGGTTCTCATATGTATAGTCTATTTTCTGTTTAATTTCTGCCCAGGCCTCAACATTCGACTCGTTGATGAAGCTCTGCAGTAACGGCGGAATACCCACGTACGCGTTAGCTGCGTCCATCCGGACCACGGCCACGGGTGAACCTGAGAAGTCCGTTACGGTCTTACCAATACTTGAGTTCACTAAATGGCCACTTGCTGAAGTCATGCGTGCCTATGCTCCTCTCCAAAACTAACAATCGCTTGCTCAGGGAATCAGCGGGTTGTCCTTCAGGAAGTCCACGTCCGGCTTGTACCTCACAAAGGTACTGGCTAATTCTACAAAGGGCTCACTGTCAGCCCAGGGAGGACTTGTGAATCCGGGTGGTGAATCGATGTTTGCCTTACGCCAGGCATCGAAGTCTTCGTACCACAATTCGGAGACTCTCACCCAGGGCGAGGGCATTGGCGAGTCCTTCAAAGCACTATGGCTCACGTATTTCAACAAGCCCGGTTGCTGTGCAACTTCTCGGGAGTGGACATCCAGGTACCACTTCTCTCCGTCCTCCAGAGATACCCCTTCCGGGTATCTGAAAACACATACCCAGCGCAGGATAGGCCTTTCCTCGGGAGTAGGGGCCTTGCCCAGAAAATCCTCCGTTGGCATTGCCGGAACCATGGCACCGGCGGCCGGTTGTGCATTATTGGATACCCGTGTGAACGATGAACGGGTAAAGGGCCAACTGAATGGTTTTGCCTCTATGAAGGACTCAATACTGTCATACCACAACTCGGTGAGACGACCGCGTCGCACGCCGAAGCGCTCTGCTTCCGGTGGTGGTTCCTGCGCACGGTAGCTCTCGTAGCGACGCAGCCATGGTCCGAAGAAGCGCAAACACTCCTTGTAGTGGTACCGAAAGTACCACCTGTCTGCCTCAATGGGATCGACCCCGTCCAGGAATCCAATGGCAACCTGTTTGATCATTGCTCTCCTCCTTCGGGACATGCATTCACGGCAATACGTCGGAACCAGTCCATCTCTATATCTACAGCAGCAGGTCCTGTAACAGGTCCGGACGGATGACTATGTTCCGCCATGCGCTGAAGATTCCCTGTTCTGGCGCGGCTGTTGCGACCCGCAATGGTGCGGCGACCCGCAATAGTGCGGCGGAGACATGTCTGCACCAGGAAATGTACTAGGGTCTCAGTACCCGGTATTTGATTCGCCAGCCCTGTGGAGTCTTGACCCACTGGTCCTGGTACACACCGGTCATATACAACCTTGGTGCTTCAGTGGGAACTTGGATTGTGAGTACAAGCATAGTTCGGACACTAGCTGAGTCTGCGGTGAGCTCATCGAAAATAAGACCGGACTGGTGGTGGTAGCTGGTCACCCCTTCACGCCGCTCACTAAGTCGCTGCGCGCAAAAATCGCGCAACTGCTCACGACCTTCAAGCTTCGTAGCTGGTGTGGTTGCACCTGCAGCATAGAACTCCCATAGTCCGTCCTCAGTGAAGACATTTGCCCAGCCTTCGGCGTCACCTGAATCGAACGTGTACGAGTACCGGGCTACCTGCTGTTGTATTGCCAGCATGTCCTCCGTACTCACTGAATCATTCATTTCGCCTCCGTATCCGAATGTGATAGACAGTACCCCTGACTTATAAGTCAGGGGTACTGGTGCAATCTTTCCGCGGTTCTTGAAAATGACCTGTCTGGTCTACTTCAGCTCTTCGGTAGGGTTGTCAGCCCGAATGTATGTACCGACTGGCCCGACCAGTGCGAAATGCCCCGGTTCACTGCGGGAACCATCCGGCATCTTAGCCGTGCCGACGCCCAGATAGATGCCATCTGCCAGTTTGCGAATCTCATCGGTCAGTGTGTTCTCCTGGCCCTCCGGGAGGAGTCGGAGTTGGTAAGCCCCGTAGTACATCATAAGGGAAGGTTTGCCGTCGATGAGCGAGGTCCCCATCTCGGTGGCGAAGCGCATGTATCGCTCAATCTTGCCGCCCGGCCAGCGATAACGATTGTAGCCGTCACCCTTAGTCTTGCTGATGGGCCAGAAGGCCTTACCTAACCAGTAGCCTGTCCGCGAGTTCTCGTTGTACATGATTTCGGCGGTACGCTCCCGTCGCTCTTCATCACCAGCATTTGGGATGACTCCTTCAAATTCCCCGACCAGTTCGGTCATTTCCACCGCCGGACACTGCTTCCACAACTCTATGACCTCTTCCCTGCTGAGTTCCATCAGTTTTTCTTTAGTCCATTGCTCTGTCTTTGCGATAGCCATTTTGTCCTCCTTTGATATTATTAGTTTTCACCAGAGGTGGTATTCATACCTTACGTAATTGCCAAGTCTATTGAATAACTAAAGGGTAGCTAAGTCAACCGGTTGCCCCGTCCGCGACGATTCATATATCCCAAAAAGGATTTTCATCGTGCCCAGGTTGTCGTGTCCGCTGCTGATGGGTTCCTTGCCTTCCCGGCAGCACTCGGCGAAGTGGACGACCTCATTGGTGTAGGGATTGTCACTGAACAGCCCTTCGGGTGGGTCTATCGGAACGAATGGGCGAGATGGCATACCTCCGGGTCCCGCCCCCTCTATGTCGTGCCTGGGGGATGACACCACCGCCGGAGCCTCGTGCTGCTCAAGCGCATTTCCTCCTGTTACAACAGGAGTATAGATGCTGCCTCCGGTACCGAGAATCATTAATTGGAACTGCCAGGGCGTCCGAGTCGTCCAGCTATTGGAGATATGCCCGATAGCTCCGTTCTCGAATTCGATAGTTGCCATGACCCGGTCTTCTGCGCCGCCGGTAAACATCGGGTGGTCCGTCCAGCATTTTGCAGAGACCCGTTTGGCGTCACCGATGAAGTACCGGAAGAGGTCAATGAAATGAGTGGCATTCCATATCAGCGAACCGCCTCCGGCCTGCTTTCCGTCCAGACGCCACCGCATCCCTTCGTTCTGGGTAAACCGCTCGCTTGCTGCCGTTGACCCTGAAACGAGCACCGGTAGCCACGAATCGGAGCGGACGCCCCAGACCTCACCGAGTTCCCCCTCTTGAATCAAGCGTTGCACCCCTACGTAGCTGGGTACATGGCGAAGCTGCTGGCCTACCATGAAGGTCACGCCTGCCTTATCCGTTGCGGCAATGATGTCCCGGCACTCCTGCATCGAAATCGCCATCGGCTTCTCCAGGAGCACGTGTTTGCCGGCTTCAGCCGAAGCAATTGCCAGGTCCCTGTGCCAGTGATGACTGGCGCAGATATCCACGGCCTCGATGTCCGCTT encodes:
- a CDS encoding 3-oxoacyl-ACP reductase family protein; the protein is MSVPSLSLEGKVAIVTGAASRRGMGRAIALTFAEAGADVAVSDLVVDSGDRNLGAVAEEINKFGRRSLAIQADVSKKGDVDDMVRQATDELGPVDILVNNAAIIKISTVLETDEDSWDSVMDVNLKSCFLCSKAVSKGMVERKSGCIISISSMNALDAVPARASYNTSKAGIIMLTRSLARELGSYNIRVNAIAPGAIRTDMGQHNRPGTGDKHVEIDPEQMKRMEAQLLARIPLGRMAESSEVASAALFLASDAASYITGHTLNVEGGWLA
- a CDS encoding SDR family NAD(P)-dependent oxidoreductase — protein: MTIPDLTHNGKVVLITGGRQGLGRAMALAFAEAGADIAICDMVTDDGRLNAVAGEVRSFDRRALTMMADVRNRAQVEEMVKKVLDEFGRIDVLINNAGVSGGGMLLDLPEDDWDRVIDTSLKGTYLCSQAASKVMIKQRSGNIINMASVGSYLKGASPYAIAKKGIVSITQGLAHLLGPYNIRVNAIAPGAIRTEMTRLIWDTPQILEAYVSDTPLGRIGEPEDVAHVALFLASDASRYTTGATIMVDGGILPASVPRPSALQQTFQSQ
- a CDS encoding nuclear transport factor 2 family protein, encoding MNDSVSTEDMLAIQQQVARYSYTFDSGDAEGWANVFTEDGLWEFYAAGATTPATKLEGREQLRDFCAQRLSERREGVTSYHHQSGLIFDELTADSASVRTMLVLTIQVPTEAPRLYMTGVYQDQWVKTPQGWRIKYRVLRP
- a CDS encoding Gfo/Idh/MocA family oxidoreductase, whose amino-acid sequence is MAEALKVGLIGTGSISALHLMAMNRASEKVKLTAACDVREDAVRQFARQAGIDAVYTDAATMLKEADIEAVDICASHHWHRDLAIASAEAGKHVLLEKPMAISMQECRDIIAATDKAGVTFMVGQQLRHVPSYVGVQRLIQEGELGEVWGVRSDSWLPVLVSGSTAASERFTQNEGMRWRLDGKQAGGGSLIWNATHFIDLFRYFIGDAKRVSAKCWTDHPMFTGGAEDRVMATIEFENGAIGHISNSWTTRTPWQFQLMILGTGGSIYTPVVTGGNALEQHEAPAVVSSPRHDIEGAGPGGMPSRPFVPIDPPEGLFSDNPYTNEVVHFAECCREGKEPISSGHDNLGTMKILFGIYESSRTGQPVDLATL
- a CDS encoding SDR family oxidoreductase, with amino-acid sequence MSVPSLSLEGKVAIVTGAAGLRGIGRAIALVLAEAGADVAVCDNVVDVDDRNLGAVAEEINKLGRRSLAIKADVSKKSDIDDMTRKVTDELGPVDILVNNAAILGGGWGGQAFDATEEEWDEVMAVGLKGYYLCARAIGKGMIERKSGNIINIDSIEAVNCMIAAGSPYGIAKAGVQFLTRTLARQLGQHNIRVNSICAGGAKTDMGRHHMFDRGLEPVNVDPEQAKQRQAQLLERIPLGRISEPGEIANVALFLASEVASYVTGAIIAVDGGMTA
- a CDS encoding DUF362 domain-containing protein, yielding MTSASGHLVNSSIGKTVTDFSGSPVAVVRMDAANAYVGIPPLLQSFINESNVEAWAEIKQKIDYTYENLDHALARLDEETGFAEKVKSEVKAGKKLLFKPNMVIPGVIDPETHGAGPGAMAVSNWTVTAALMRWFHDIPGISYHCMSIGEASTTMTATAVTRTKSLSGNAKVTTEAIMEGKYGEHYGGWGFYFARLYLSESHDASHTDDPMRGHHESVSGEYIPPGRADDRLMVYDLNRINDDPSKGRDVPVPDGANYKELTLHKVIVGGDPNDAEDIKDYPGCVLINVPRLRLHGMDLFTNALKNLGIGLIPMEVTSDGNPDSTRWKYAVPARPSPGMKARLPHSVWMVKLDEETGLPVRDSEGKYVVTRTAGMKGTQADTVKATKEQGVFMVHVSDGIELLDMTVGPVPEGYVFASLDPVALDLACARYMFKTVPLEKAREFQKRHNLPIDFLQSAPTPHLNGNCIVTGDGIEAPVSRYVMPAYAAGRGLGQLDYHVVGWDSVTETPLASLQGHLGRIEDETFVELITSQLYYSPLTPLWYLQHTLMAYLESNDTLTGSSYRQQLLDAFDENGDGQIDFDEMGRNGFWTYFITLGGIATHLGAAEEYGFLRGQFMNSASFLRHSRENWNAEGHDIFRAFHLASVLGVAFGMSRAPQEGQDPLFPGMTWGKGNWPSFQFAERSSVLARIYGQSPTGTPVLMSLYGAAFQYADKKLNDGGYTGSTVRQSKPSAIQDYVDAVSRGVQSLDFVLYVPSGYGPPGGRSFPNIVETEDPAKVLTAHFESSREIW